The genomic region attctggtcatcattctttgataggtagccccaacgttcttcaacccaaacggcatgaccttacagtgatagttccctgttggagtaatgaaagcagtcttttcttgatcatccgatgccaatggaatctggtggtaaccctggaaggcatctagaaaactcatccgaggatgtccgacagtggcgtctACCagctgatcaatacgtggcattgggaacgaatccttggggcaggccttattcaaatcagtgaagtccacacataccctccacgttccattcttctttttgaccacaaccatATATGCCAActattcggggtagaaaacttccttaatagccccagccctcttgagtctGAGCACTTCCTTTTTGACAGCCTCGGAGTGTTCCTTGGAGGAACgctgaggtggctgccttctcggaacaaaggcggggttgacattcagatgatgacaaatgaaacttgggtcTACGCTTGGAGCCTCGTAAggatcccatgcaaaaacatcaatgttgtctttcagaaattccaacaaatcCATTTTCTCCTGATGTGGCAAACGTATACCTAGTTGAAAGAATCTTTCagggtcatccgctatcaaaaatTTCTCCAAACCCTCACATAGGGcttcctctcctgtcaccgcatcgagcgcatccggagctgttgattgctataagtctttgatGATCAAAGCCGaggactcggcttctgtctgatgcagcactgcagccgatatgcattgcctggccatcgattggctgccgaggatctcttccACATATTCCCCCGATGagaatttaaccttaacatgcaaggtagaggagacagcacccaacgcgtgcaaccatggcctggcaaggatggctgtgtatggggaatacgcgtcaaccacaatgaaatccacctcaaccgtttctgagccagattgaacgggcaaacgaatctgtcccttcggtacAACAGTTttaccttcaaagcttataagtgacgagtcataaggagtaagatcctccagcttcaaccttaaccctttgaataaatcagggtacatgatatttgcaccactaccttgatcaatcatcaccctctttatgtcataattccctatcctaagagtgaccaccagagcatcgtcatggggttggatggtaccaaccttatccttctctgaaaatcccaagacgggtaaattcaccttcaacctcttcggcctgcagcctgcctcttcggcctgagaatgcgaaactgccatcaccctggtgggacctgAGCTGGTCTTGCCAGGTACAgcaaagataacgttaattgttcccaatgccggccgagatgaattattcttctgattatttgagccGAACTGATTGCCCTGCTCGTTAGGTTGATAAAGGTGTTGttttagttttccttcactgacaagctgctccaagtggttccagagggtccgacacttctcggtagtatgacccacgtcctgatggtactggcaaaagagattctgattcctgttcgtagggtcccctgccatcttgctaggccacctgaagtagggctccttacggaccttctccagtagctggtgtactagttctcggaacacagtatttacggTCTGAGGTACTGCTGAGCCAGACTGCCTGGCGTAATCTCTTCTcagcttgttgttgtgatatctatccgacctgaaatcccctctctcctgcgggataacctttgccttgccctttccttgctgttggtcttcctctactcttttgtattcatcaatacgatccatgaggcgacgtacgctgcgaacgggctttttggtcagggaCTTCCttaagtcgtgatcagtagggaggcctaccttaaaggtattaatcgccacctcatcaaagtccccatctatctcgttaaacatctcccaataccggtcaaagtatgctttcaacgtttTACCCTCCCTCATGGACATagataacaatgagtccaatggtcgaggaactctgctacaTATGATAAACCGCGACGCAAATgttctagtaagctccccaaacgaacctacagaccccgatttaaggccgttgaaccacctcatagcgaCGGGGCCCAAACTAGAGGGGAAgtctttacacatcagggtctcattatgagatgcaccgccatcctctggttaaagtgactcacatgctccaccggatcagtccggccattgtagatggtgaaggtaggctgggtaaacctcctggggagcctccccttctcaatcctccgtgagaatggcgatttagaaagttggtgcaacgcccgactcatagcatcgttccccaagcccctagaagggAGCTTCTTGTGCCTACGAGCTGgtgggtcgtcctcctcacaagaggacgtcgtgctggggggcgaccatgacctcgagctgtagctACTTCCCCGAGCCTcccctgaagaaggattagatgagggcGGCGAATGCTTGCGTCTGGCGCGACGCAGTTTCCTCTTAagatgattaatctccttctgcatggccttagcaccatcctcatgggtggtgctGCCTCCGGCATGAGTATGGCTCGTTCTAGGGTATTCCGTATAAgcgcttccctctcgatccctccgacgctcaagacgctcgaaaagatcctcaggttgtgatccttgagactctgcatggtgtgagcctaagcctgccatagtatcccatcTCCTTcaagactaaattcccacagatggcaccaattgtaagcgcacaattgcacctggacccaaagacaactgtgggctcaggcccaatgagccttaaacaatgaaatttgtagagtgtgggtatgaaatctagtttagagATACTGGAAACTTGATAACAGGTTAAGGTGTGAAGATACTTGCAAATAGTAGATGATTATTGTaaaggaacctcctcggacataagccgaggaccacttctgtattatttctctttctttcttaaaggttacaattcttaatttctttcttggtaaCTGACCGATCCCcatttctttggccttcaccccccttaaatacttcttctcttggtgatttatccacgtgttgctcaaatctTCCCCCATTTCCCTACTTCTTCTCTTAATGCTTTAAATAGTagccagaagtttcagttctactgttcaagggtcacttctccattaatgcggccagggaggtaggtgcagggtctttaatgtggaggtggcagcctttgtctaagatatttctctaacaccggTGCATCTAGAGGGTTCGGGGatccccccttttaaccaacagtcttcctggaactctgccttgatatttatagtgaatctccgagttctcttgggtctatcCAAGGAGAAATTCATTCTCGGATGTATCCTCGGAttctcggcgtatgggccgatttgcaGTACTAACGGGCTTTTAATTAAAAACGGATCGACCCTTCTTgtcagagcccaaaggcccaaatacctgCCCGGGTCCCTTTACTCCTCACAtgggcctagagaccctgattGAACAGATTTGTACCAACTAATCAAGTCCAAAACCCAAATGTATATTCAAGCACTTTTAACCCCCCAcagagttgtttatattattttaaatgaagtgataaaaaatataacaatatttaatattgagtgtattgtaaagtgatgtggtaaaatagataaagtagttttttgaagtgctaaaagctaaaatttttagcaccactactatgaatgctctaacttcaaaagtaaaagtaaaaaaaaaaaaaaaaaatcctaggcagtctagtattaaaaaaaacattattttgttttggtttttgtctTAGTTAGTAAATGATTGTATCTTAATGTGTttagaaacaataattttgagtatttataattttttaatattatatggatgtctatttggagtttttttttctttatactttgGCCCCTACTAGTCTAAAATCTTAGGTCCATCCCTTACATCAGAAAcctccttttatttatttgaaaaaaaaaatatggttttatcatcaatatatatatatttttttttacaaccatGATATTAAAATATGTGTCATAATGAAAGTGTAAAATAAAATGACGCAAGTTttaagagagttttttttttcttactctTCATTTGATTCGATGGAAACACTTTAtgtagaataatttttttaaaatatgttttcttaaaaattgacttttttttattttttattatgtggttgtgatcttgaaaataagtggaaaaaaaagaaattgaaattgttgttgtttgttaCGTACACAAAACCCACATTGATATTTCTTATCATTCTTAATAATCatataaacaaaaactttaattcACAATAGAAAACTTAAGTGAGAAAATATTTCGTATTCTTTTGACCATTTAAAAGCCTcaaatggaatatatatatactcaaacttttactaatttaaaaaaaaaaacaaaaaaaaaaattcattttattggacttactctttttttttttcttaattcattataatttgtttttgttggtaaataTGGTCAACATATTTAGGTTTGGACTATTGTAGTTTAAGACATTTTATAATTAACCAACTTAGTCTATAATTACcttgagagaggaaaaaatGAATAACAAATTAAAGACAAAGTTAGGTTTAGAAATCAAAttggtcaattttgaaatatcttcaaactaatttatttatattttagcctatttcttttatatattaacCTTCATTCAAATGCTTTCTAAAACAAGTCAACACTTAACAACACCAATATTTTccgcccaaaaaaaaaaaaaaaatacaaaaattataaagcgaCGGCAGAGAGGACAGTTGGTATGAGAAGAAATAAACCGAGGACACAACGGTAAATTCACCCCAATCTCTCAAACTATAAATACCTCTTCACACTTTTCATTctctttttaacattttctctctctctctcaaattctcACAACAATGGCCCAGCCAGGCCAATTCCCCATAAACCCTATGAACCCGATGATGTACCACCCGACCGTACCGGTCTCGGTGCCCATACCCGTACCCGTACCCGCATCTCTACCCTTACCCATGCCCGTGCCCATACCCCGACCCGTACCTGCTGCCGCGTTTCCCGAATTCGAATACGGACAGCCGTCGTCGGCTGCCGGGAAGCGCCGCCGGGAAGACGAGCTGGTTTCGGCGGAGGACGAGTCGGCGGCGAAGCGGAGAGTGAAGTTGGCTCAGGATGTACTGTTCAGAATCGTCGTCCCGTCACGGCAGATCGGGAAGGTCATCGGCAAAGAAGGCTGCCGAATCCAGAAGATTCGCGAAGATACCAAAGCCACCATCAAAATCGCCGATGCCATCGCTGTATGATGCTTCTatcttcttcaaaattttcgttttttttcttcttcttttcattttgtgtAGTTTATTATTCAcgttagggttttgattttgtgtgtGATTGTACGAATTATTGCTAAAGATGTTGCCTGAGATTTTATATAGAGCTTTCGAGCTTGTTCAGCGGTTCTgtgaatataaatttatatatatatgtacacttTTAGAGCTTTTGTGATCATTTGCTTGGGATTTTATTTAGAGCTTTTGAGTTTGTTAGGCGGTTCTGTGATTGGCTTGGCTTTGGGTGACTATTTGGAAACTTTAATTTGTGCTATTGCATTTAGCAAAACATGGCTATTATACAGTTTTAGCTGAAGGAGGTGTCATTTGAGCTCGGGCTTTATGGGCTTTGTTATTGTCAGCATGAATAGCATTTGTGTTTTAGGGTAAATGGGGGCTACTTGTGATTCTATTAGGTTCCTTTCAAAATAAGTGTCTTCGCACGTTTCTTGTGTGATTCTTTGCAATTTTGTTAAGATACCTTGTGTTCATCATGAAGTAATGTTCTTTTTGAACAAATGAGTGTCTTTTCATATGTGGGTCACGTGATTTACTAACTTTTAAAGGTTAATCGGTGTAGTAATTGAAAGGTTTGTGGGGGGCTAAATTGTGATAGGGCCAATCCAGAAAGGAGTTTAGAGGTAAATTTGTCCACAAAATGCAAAATCTGTTCATTTGAACAAAACCTtgataatttcattttaatccaaattttaGGGGGGTTAAATGTAGCAATTGAAACTCTGTGGACTAGTTTGTGATAAGGCCAAACTACAAGggggtaaattgtaatttttcctATGTTTTATTATGTTAACTGCAAATGTGAAAATGCAACATTAGGAAAGGGTTCATTTGTTACTGCAAGTGCTTACAATGTTTAATTACTTCAGTGAGGAGTTGTTCAAAGTGTTTTTTGTCTATAGAATTGAATCCTAAGTTTTAATCAACCAAATTCTGGTGATTAGTCTATTTCGACTTATCCAGTGGGCTGTGGCATGTTCTAAATCTGTTTTTATGTTTTGCAGCGACATGAAGAGCGTGTAATTATCATAAGTTCTAAAGACAGTGACAACAAGCTCACTGACGCAGAAAATGCACTCCAGCAAATTGCCACTTTAATACTAAAGGTGATGTATTTCATAGTGAATGAACTTGAATAAGCTTTGTCCAGTTCATATCATGTTAGCATGGTTTATTACAATTATGTGGTGGGCTCTTGAAATTTGTTGCCAATAATATTTATATGTGCCCTAAATTTCATTTGAGTTTGATGCAAGTAGGCGCTTTTCTATAAAAAGTTTTATCTGCTTTCCATTTGTCAACAACACGCAAAGAGTTTGATGTGGTCAAATATTTTCTGGCCTTTTCTTAAGTggcttctttatttatttacttattggGCTATAATTATCTATGAGCAATAATCTTAACTTTAATGAGTGTGGAAGTGGTTTAGTTGGCTTTTAGTCTAGAATCTCTAGACATTATATTTACTaccaaaaatatttgaatagaaTTCAATGGTATAAGGAGGGTAAGATTCTGTAGCAAACACTAAATCTGATGGACTGATGTAGCTTGATATTAGTTAGGTGGCCAGCCACTCGGTCTCCAAAGTGGTATATTCGCCTAGGTGAATTTAGTCACTTGGAGATCACTTAGGTCTGGATTCAACTGCATTTATTTGAATGCATACTTCATCAATGATTTTGATCTTGGTAGAGTTATGCTACTGTCTTTCTGTAAGCTAGTGGTGAAGGTCTGAAGAACCTATTTTGAAGACCTTCTCTTCTTCAAACTATTTCCTTGTTGTAGGCAACCACCTACCATGTTCTTAATCCCGAGTTCTTGTTATGTTagaattctatatcattttatgtgAGGCTTTCTAGTTGGGACGTTGATGCAGGACAGCCtaggcttcaccacctagaACAGCCCTGTAAACCTGTGGCTTCACCACCTAAGGGTTGTTTGGAATCACCATCAAatgcaaaacaattttcatgaatgaaattttatttataataaattaataatagtcCGAATACAAAATAAACCATCTAGAGCTTTTATAGGGTTTCTAGGAATAAAGATAAAGAGAACATCCATGAAAACTAATCCTAACTGAACTCAATAGTCTAAACTGATCCAAACTATTAATCTTTATCTAAGAACACGAAATTTAATCCCTATCTGAActcaaactaaataaataaacttaaaatatgatataatctaatgaaaatcttaataaaattcTGAAATAATTTTTGGTTGTGCTCGTGCAGTAGATGTGTTATTTGCATTCCCCATTAGTTTGTATGAAATGCCATGATTAACAATatgaaataatgaaattgataGTAAGAAAACTTCAAGTCCACTGAGTTATTGTCCCTTAACAACTTGTTATCAAAATATTTGGGAGTTCCAATAAAAAGCTGAGTATGTTTGAAGTGCATTGAGTATGAAGTTCTTTGTAGACTACCATACACATGATTGGAATTTTTCCTTTGGGTGGTAGGGGGACGACTTGATAGTTTTTAAATGTTCCGTATTCCTTGGGTGTATCTAAAAATTATTTCTGAAATTGGTGTTGACGGATATTTTCAAATGGCATATATTGAATTGCAACACCACTTGCTTTACTGCAACTGTTGCTGGGTTAAGAAATGAATGTCCTGTGGGAATGagttttttaaacttattaAGAGAAGACTGATAAAGTGTTTCTGATACCATGGTGGCACtgatgaaaaaataaacaattttccTTGAAACAGGAAGATGAAAGCAGTACAGAGGCGAAAGTTGCGGCAGGACATGTGGCTGCCAATACCATAAGGCTTTTGATTGCTGGAACCCAAGCAGGTTGTTTGATTGGGATTTCAGGTCAAAATATTGAGAAATTGAGGGATTCCTGTGGTGCCATTATCACAATTCTTGCTCAAAATCAGTTGCCTTTGTGTGCATCTGCTCATGAATCTGATCGAGTGGTACAGGTGAGCTTCTCTATGCTGTCAATGCTAAAGTTAATATTAGAGTGTTGTTTAATTGGTTCTTGATAATTAGTTTACCTCTGTGACCTTGTCAAAAGTGAGGTTAGAGACTTTGTTGCTTACTTTCAAATACTACCAAGGTTCATTTCCACTTCACACAATAAATGCAAAAGCTTTCAAATGCGACCAAAACAGTTAGGTGAAAATAGTTAGTCCATCCTTTTTGTCTTGGTCCTATAATATGCTTCAATAATTAAAACTCAAATATTGAGGGTGAGTAAAACCCAGGAGAGATTTTCATACAACTCTTTTTGGGTGGGCTGCCTTTTAAAGATGCTTAGACCTCTACCGGAAAATGCCTTCCAGTCTACAGTTCATCGCTGTTAAGCAACTTTGGCGTATGATTATTTCCCTTTTTGACATAATACAACtcaataaaaagtaattttttttatttattaagtgcAACTCAATTAACAGTACTTAATTGCGGCATGGCTGCCTACCAATCACCTCTAAGCAGAACTGCAACTCAATAAAGAGTAATTAAGAAAaatcttttgaagtcattcATGGAAATATTTCTGATTTGGTGTTGCGTATCAAGGAGCTTAGAGTTTTAGGcattaaagtaaataaaatttattttatatgtcaatgaaattataattttctgTCATACATGATTCATCCATAgttatgctttgtttgtttgtttctactTTTAATAAGGAATAATGATTGAGACTCCTCTTAAACTCAGATATCAGGTGATGTTCCTGCTGTACTGAAGGCGTTGGAGGAGATTGGTTCTCAACTAAGGTCTTATATTGTATTCTGATTGTCAGAACTTTGTCTTTAGACCTTTTTTAAGagttcttttttgaaaattaaattgtatGATTATAATCACTTCCATTTTATTTAGGGAAAACCCACCACGACAAGTGATTTCTATTAGCCCAGTGTACAATATTACATCAATCAGACCTCCTCAACCATACCTGGACCCAACATCAGGTTATTGAATATTTTCCCATATCATATGACTCTTTCAACTgccatgttttgtttttatcaagttttaatattttgtcaTAACATCATCATCTTTAGGACAACCAATCTTGCAGCTGATTATGTTACTTTCGAGATGATGATATCGGAATCGCTGGTTGGTGGGTTGATCGGCAGGAGCGGCACCAACATATCAAGGATCAGAAATGAGTCTGGAGCAATGATCAAGGTAGGCTGATCTTAAATTCTTAGGAATATGAGTGAGGAGCAACTTACTTTTGCTGTTGCTGTTAACGACCCACTAATTATAACTTCACACAAAATCCTTGGCCAATAAGAAAAATCATTGCTTCTGTAATTTCCTGGTTTCAAGCTTCAAGATATACACAGCTCCAAccattattattaataaattcatAGCATATGCAATGGAGTCCATGTTTACATATTGTTAGGGATATATGAGATGTTTTATATATAGCATTAAGTTCAGTCTTATAACTCTTGTTTACTTATAGAGGACATTTCCATTGCGTTTGTTTCAGCTTCTATTGGTTTCTTTTTAACAGGTTTATGGTGGGAAAGGCGAAACAAAACATCGACAAATTCAATTCGGAGGTAGCGCTCAACAGGTATATACGTCTTTCTTGGTGATATTCGTAATTACTGGTCAAATGCCACCTGAAATGAAACCATCTTGTAGCTGCCTGCATCACTACTATACTTCTTTTTCCGTTGGAGATATGAATATGAAGATATCAAAGTTctcattttttgaatttttggatGCTTAACAGGTAGCATTGGCAAAGCTGAGGGTTGACGAATACATATATTCTCAGTTGATACAACAACCCGGTGCTCAACAGCCAGCGTAAATTATCCTGCCTATAAATGCTATCTTTTGTCCCATTTGGTTGCTCagttttctttgttgattttcCATTTCTAGACTCTTGTAGCTCTAGTTCGGATATTTATAAACCCATGTAGATTTATAAATAGAATGTATAATAACATGATTGGTGAGGCAACCTCCAAAATgtgaaatataatatatatatctgGTTGGTGATGTCTTCCAACATGGATGCAAGCTGTAGCCATATAGACTGATGAGTTTGTTCCAACTTCCAACATGATGTATATTAAAAGTTTGCTGCATACTGGTTATACTTATGGATACGTCATGATGTCAGCTTGGCGATCAGGTCTTGTATGGCTGTGAGTCATGATCCTCTTTTGTCACATGAAATATTTCTGGagtataatttagattttattaataaaatgaacaaataaGATTAATGCCTGACATGGGCACTAAGATTCATAAATAAGAGCTTATTAACCTTTTTCATGGACACGATTCATAATTGCATTATAATTTCAACAACTTCCACAGAATGATGAAAGATGCACTGAACAACAGAACTGTGAAACAAACTACCCTGCTGTTAAAATAAGAGCACTAAATTTGAGCATGTTGTCTTGTTGTGTCCCCCATTCTTCCGGTCCATTGGAAAGCTAATAGACATGTTTTCTCAGTTTGCTGCTTTGATGAGGATGGAACATCAAGACCTCTTGCTCCCCATGTTCAATAGTCATATCTTGAGTTCAGTTCCTGGTAGATCCCAATTCACCTTTGCTGCAGCAAATGCTGTACCAGATTTTGAGACGATGGTGTTATACAATTATAATGTATTGTATGGTTTGCTTTAAGAGAGAGTTGAATATCAAGATCTTTTTATTCCAAAACTTAGGTGGTGCATAGGAATCTTATGTGTTTGTTGTGAGGATATAAATCCATCACGTCTTGTTGAGAGTATAATTTAgttttgttaatttatgctAGCATAGTACTACTTGTTCATTAAAAATATCCTGGTGGAACTCTTAATTTATTGAAGTCCTTTTTTACCTCTTCATGTGTATATGGATTGTGTGTTGTTTGTCTGAAGTTATAGCATAGCATGTTTGAAAATTGCATTCATCCATGAAGGTAACCTCCTCTTCTCTGGATTTTCTTAGTAAATTCCCTTAATGTGCGTGACAGGTGGGCTGAATGGCTGCTACACAAGTTAACGCAtactttaaattaattaatttaattttaaaattggatgATTCTcatattaaaattatgtttGCTCCTCCGAACACTTGTTTTaacaattaaattcatataaatttccacacaaaaaagatttatatatattgttccCTTTCATTGAAGTTCtagtaaattgaaaattttcaaacgtTCCTTTATTTCTCAAAATTACCTCTAACATGGTTATCAACCCATATAATAATTTTGCTAAAATCTCTCAACCCTAACGCCACGCACTCATATATCTTAAGAGAGTTAACATTACATGACCTACATAACACATTTAATAAGCAAGTTATGTTTGTccgtttatataaaaaaaaatcacccagaATTATGTTATGACACGAATGTCTTACACACAAATCTGCAATGTGTTTGAAGATCGTGTCAAGCTTAAATTAAAGTATGCTAGTCTCTTGACTTGGTGGCACTTTTGACTATCCGCTTGCagagagttttttcttttgaggatAACCGGCAGACGCTTGCAGAAGAGTTGAGTCCTAATCGAAGGCAAGGTCCTCTCAATTTAcggtaagaagaagaaaaaaaaagtctcctCAATTTGCTATagctaggaaaaaaaatgtccGGTCAATTTaatgtaggaaaaaaaaggtaGCTCGATGCTAAATTTTGGCAG from Castanea sativa cultivar Marrone di Chiusa Pesio chromosome 11, ASM4071231v1 harbors:
- the LOC142614574 gene encoding flowering locus K homology domain-like; amino-acid sequence: MAQPGQFPINPMNPMMYHPTVPVSVPIPVPVPASLPLPMPVPIPRPVPAAAFPEFEYGQPSSAAGKRRREDELVSAEDESAAKRRVKLAQDVLFRIVVPSRQIGKVIGKEGCRIQKIREDTKATIKIADAIARHEERVIIISSKDSDNKLTDAENALQQIATLILKEDESSTEAKVAAGHVAANTIRLLIAGTQAGCLIGISGQNIEKLRDSCGAIITILAQNQLPLCASAHESDRVVQISGDVPAVLKALEEIGSQLRENPPRQVISISPVYNITSIRPPQPYLDPTSADYVTFEMMISESLVGGLIGRSGTNISRIRNESGAMIKVYGGKGETKHRQIQFGGSAQQVALAKLRVDEYIYSQLIQQPGAQQPALLL